A genomic segment from Pseudomonas mendocina encodes:
- a CDS encoding sugar phosphate isomerase/epimerase family protein, translating to MSERILSLAALTVLELSPPEMVEVAARAGYSHVGLRLVPATPEEHHFPLVADAALRAQTLQRLRDTGVRVLDVEILRLKPDTRVADFEAILAVGAECGASELLVAGNDPDEARLTDNFAALCDLSAPYGLHPHLEFMPWTDARDLPQAARIVNAAGRSNGCVLIDAFHFDRSASRLQDLAAIPAERLRYAQLCDVAGPRPDDMAEILRQARNERRFPGEGDCDLPSLLRTLPANIPLSLEIPTRQLLEQGVSALQRASMALEKTRQVLDRQS from the coding sequence ATGAGCGAACGCATTCTTTCACTGGCAGCCCTGACCGTACTCGAGCTGTCACCACCGGAGATGGTCGAAGTCGCCGCGCGCGCCGGTTACAGCCATGTTGGCTTGCGCCTGGTGCCGGCCACGCCGGAGGAGCACCACTTCCCGTTGGTAGCCGATGCCGCTCTGCGCGCGCAGACGTTGCAACGCCTGCGCGACACCGGCGTTCGGGTGCTCGACGTAGAAATTCTGCGTCTGAAACCGGATACCCGTGTCGCCGATTTCGAAGCGATCCTCGCCGTGGGAGCCGAATGCGGCGCCAGCGAACTGCTGGTGGCCGGCAACGATCCAGACGAGGCACGCCTGACCGACAACTTCGCTGCGCTCTGTGATCTGTCCGCGCCGTACGGCCTGCATCCGCACCTGGAGTTCATGCCCTGGACCGACGCTCGCGACCTGCCCCAGGCGGCGCGTATCGTCAACGCGGCGGGGCGCAGCAATGGTTGCGTACTGATCGATGCCTTTCACTTCGACCGCTCGGCCTCACGTCTGCAGGACCTGGCAGCCATACCCGCCGAACGTTTGCGCTACGCTCAGTTGTGCGATGTAGCCGGGCCGCGCCCGGATGACATGGCGGAAATCCTGCGCCAGGCGCGCAACGAGCGGCGTTTCCCTGGCGAGGGCGATTGCGATCTGCCGAGCTTGCTGCGAACCCTGCCGGCGAACATTCCGCTGAGCCTGGAAATTCCCACTCGGCAATTGCTGGAGCAGGGCGTCAGCGCGTTGCAGCGGGCCAGCATGGCGCTGGAGAAGACACGGCAGGTGCTTGACCGTCAGTCGTAA
- a CDS encoding Gfo/Idh/MocA family protein translates to MTSPLRIALIGAGVMGRQHHQHLQTLAEAQLCAIADPGPQAEAFAAECGVAYFADYRQMLDEARPEAVIVANPNALHVSTALDCIAAGVPVLLEKPVGVYLDEVRELVLASERTGVPVLVGHHRRHNPLIARARELIEQGTLGRLTTVTALWQVQKPDSYYDIPWRREAGAGMLLTNLIHDLDLLRHLCGEVRQVQAITSNGVRGFANEDSAAVLLQFEGGALGSLTGSDAAAAPWSWELTSGENPVYPRQADQPCYLLAGTHGALSIPQLKCWHYSEAGAGWHQPLQQVHERFDADEALRRQLLHFIEVARGQAQPLVSAADAGRTLALVEAIRQAAESGQASTPETI, encoded by the coding sequence GTGACTTCCCCCTTGCGTATTGCCTTGATCGGCGCCGGTGTCATGGGCCGTCAGCATCACCAGCACCTGCAGACACTCGCCGAAGCGCAGCTGTGCGCCATCGCCGACCCCGGCCCGCAGGCCGAGGCGTTCGCCGCTGAGTGCGGCGTGGCGTATTTCGCCGACTACCGGCAGATGCTGGACGAGGCTCGTCCCGAAGCGGTGATCGTCGCCAACCCCAACGCCCTGCACGTCAGCACCGCGCTCGACTGCATCGCCGCCGGCGTGCCGGTGCTGCTGGAAAAACCGGTAGGCGTGTACCTGGATGAAGTGCGCGAGCTGGTATTGGCCAGCGAGCGCACTGGCGTGCCGGTGCTGGTCGGTCATCATCGCCGGCACAACCCGCTGATCGCCCGAGCACGTGAGCTGATCGAGCAAGGCACGCTGGGACGGCTGACTACGGTGACTGCGCTATGGCAGGTGCAAAAGCCCGACAGTTACTACGACATTCCATGGCGCCGCGAGGCCGGTGCCGGGATGTTGCTGACCAATCTGATTCATGACCTCGATCTACTGCGCCACCTGTGCGGCGAGGTGCGCCAGGTGCAGGCCATCACCAGCAACGGCGTGCGTGGCTTCGCCAATGAGGACAGCGCTGCGGTGCTACTGCAGTTCGAAGGCGGTGCGCTGGGCAGCCTTACCGGCTCTGACGCCGCCGCGGCGCCCTGGAGCTGGGAGCTGACATCGGGCGAGAACCCGGTCTACCCGCGCCAGGCCGACCAACCCTGCTACCTGCTCGCTGGCACGCATGGTGCCCTGAGCATTCCGCAGCTCAAATGCTGGCACTACTCCGAGGCCGGCGCCGGTTGGCATCAGCCGCTGCAGCAGGTGCATGAGCGCTTCGACGCCGACGAAGCCTTGCGCCGTCAGCTCCTGCATTTCATCGAGGTCGCCCGTGGCCAGGCGCAGCCGCTGGTCAGCGCCGCCGATGCCGGTCGTACCCTGGCGCTGGTCGAGGCCATTCGCCAGGCGGCGGAGAGCGGACAGGCCAGCACCCCCGAAACCATCTGA
- a CDS encoding IclR family transcriptional regulator, whose protein sequence is MAGSQIERAFSLLESLTRDARGVQMQALADELDIPKSATHRMLAELIRLGYVRQDALTSRYRLSTKLVALGFRYLANSGADVVQPILDSLAESSGELVRLGVIEGERQTWIAKSQGARSGLRYDPDMGRDAPLFYTASGHAWLASMSDAEALALVARQGVADPTEFGPNAPRSEQELLQRLALARQQGYAWVMESSSLGTAALAAVVRHPVEERVIGVLSIAGPSARLPLTRIEQLAPELLAAVAELSAASPASELFA, encoded by the coding sequence ATGGCCGGCAGTCAGATCGAACGTGCGTTCAGCCTTCTCGAAAGCCTCACTCGGGACGCCCGTGGCGTGCAGATGCAGGCATTGGCCGATGAGCTGGATATCCCCAAAAGCGCCACGCATCGCATGCTCGCCGAGCTGATTCGCCTGGGTTACGTACGCCAGGATGCACTTACCAGCCGTTATCGGCTTTCCACCAAGCTGGTGGCACTGGGTTTTCGCTACCTGGCCAACAGCGGTGCCGACGTGGTGCAGCCGATCCTCGATAGCCTGGCCGAGAGCAGCGGCGAGCTGGTGCGCCTGGGCGTGATCGAAGGTGAGCGCCAGACCTGGATCGCCAAGAGCCAGGGCGCTCGTTCCGGCCTGCGCTACGATCCCGACATGGGGCGTGACGCACCGCTGTTTTACACCGCCTCCGGGCATGCCTGGCTGGCCAGCATGAGCGATGCCGAGGCCTTGGCGCTGGTGGCGCGACAAGGTGTGGCCGACCCCACAGAGTTCGGTCCCAATGCGCCGCGCAGCGAGCAGGAGCTGCTGCAGCGCCTGGCCCTGGCGCGCCAGCAGGGCTATGCCTGGGTCATGGAAAGTTCATCGCTTGGCACTGCGGCATTGGCCGCCGTGGTGCGCCACCCTGTCGAAGAGCGGGTGATCGGTGTGCTGAGCATTGCCGGCCCCAGCGCACGTCTGCCTCTGACGCGTATCGAGCAACTGGCGCCTGAGTTGCTGGCCGCCGTCGCCGAACTGTCCGCCGCCAGCCCTGCCTCCGAGTTGTTCGCCTGA
- a CDS encoding tripartite tricarboxylate transporter TctB family protein — translation MNKTDKMLVGERTFCALLLVFSLVIFYLAYQISGFSSANSPGAFPIGVALVMILSAVKIAFELLGKARPDCSGWLDAAQQFRLQHFPKRTLIFGLLAVIYLAAIQWASFYVSTFLFLVLAIVYLRGGRVLNAVCVAVALLIVIYLLFSLAFSVYLP, via the coding sequence ATGAACAAGACAGACAAGATGCTGGTCGGCGAGCGCACGTTCTGCGCCCTGCTACTGGTATTCAGCCTGGTGATCTTCTACCTGGCCTACCAGATTTCCGGCTTCTCCTCGGCCAACTCTCCAGGCGCCTTTCCCATCGGTGTGGCGCTGGTGATGATCCTGTCGGCGGTGAAGATTGCCTTCGAACTGCTCGGCAAGGCGCGGCCCGACTGCAGTGGCTGGCTCGATGCAGCCCAGCAGTTTCGCCTTCAGCACTTTCCCAAGCGCACGTTGATCTTCGGCCTGCTGGCCGTGATCTATCTGGCCGCCATCCAGTGGGCCAGCTTCTATGTCAGCACCTTCCTATTCCTGGTACTGGCAATCGTCTACCTGCGCGGCGGCCGCGTGCTGAACGCGGTTTGCGTGGCCGTGGCCCTTCTGATCGTGATCTACCTGCTGTTCAGCCTGGCTTTCAGCGTTTACCTGCCATAA
- a CDS encoding tripartite tricarboxylate transporter permease, which yields MSDTFSYLLMAWSDPQLLMLTALGTFAGIYIGAIPGLSVTMAVSILVSFTFSWDVNDALALIVGIFIGGVYGGSRSAILLNIPGGPSSVATSFDGYPLAQQGEAGRAIGLSTVMSVVGGLVGTIVLASAAPVIGDLALKFAPRDYFLVAAIGLLLVGSLAEGSLAKGIFAAALGAIIGLVGMDPVTAEGRFTLGQVELMGGIHYVVLMIGLFGVAEVFYQLHNLDAPVTRQVVDKIIPSFAMVLKFLPLSIRTSIIGVVVGVLPGVGGDIAALMAYDHAKRTVKNPTKPFGKGAYEGLVAPETANSAAVGGAYVPMLTLGMPGDAVTAVIIGALVIHGLNPGPMLMVENPHIFYFTVGNLLLANIFLLIFGLMGIKLFAKFVEMPKAVLIPLILVLCVVGTYSINSSMTEVYWMLGFGVLGYLLKIFGFQMGPIILGAILGPLMDTSYRQAMSSAGDHPGELLQGLVTSPLSLILTSAVVLILLGNTPLLKKLKSKFSPASTRG from the coding sequence ATGAGCGATACCTTTTCCTACTTGCTGATGGCCTGGAGCGATCCGCAGTTGCTGATGCTGACGGCACTGGGCACCTTTGCCGGCATTTATATCGGCGCTATCCCGGGCCTGTCGGTGACCATGGCAGTGTCCATCCTGGTGTCCTTCACCTTCTCCTGGGACGTCAACGACGCCCTGGCGCTGATCGTCGGCATTTTCATCGGTGGTGTGTATGGCGGCTCACGCAGCGCCATTCTGCTGAATATTCCCGGCGGTCCATCGTCGGTCGCCACCTCGTTCGATGGTTACCCGCTGGCCCAGCAGGGCGAAGCCGGTCGCGCCATCGGCCTGAGCACCGTGATGTCGGTAGTGGGCGGCCTGGTGGGTACCATCGTCCTGGCCAGCGCCGCGCCGGTGATCGGTGATCTGGCCTTGAAGTTCGCCCCGCGTGACTACTTCCTGGTCGCCGCCATTGGCCTGCTGCTGGTCGGTAGCCTGGCCGAAGGCTCGCTGGCCAAAGGCATCTTCGCCGCAGCACTGGGTGCGATCATCGGTCTGGTGGGCATGGACCCGGTCACCGCCGAAGGGCGCTTCACTCTCGGTCAGGTCGAACTGATGGGCGGCATCCACTACGTGGTTCTGATGATCGGCCTGTTCGGCGTCGCCGAAGTCTTCTATCAACTGCATAACCTGGATGCGCCGGTAACACGCCAGGTGGTGGACAAGATCATTCCGTCCTTCGCCATGGTGCTGAAGTTCCTGCCACTGTCGATCCGTACTTCGATCATCGGCGTGGTAGTGGGTGTACTGCCGGGCGTGGGTGGCGACATCGCCGCGCTGATGGCCTACGACCACGCCAAGCGCACCGTGAAGAACCCGACCAAACCCTTCGGCAAGGGCGCCTACGAAGGCCTGGTCGCACCGGAAACCGCCAACAGCGCGGCCGTCGGTGGCGCTTATGTGCCCATGCTGACCCTGGGCATGCCGGGCGACGCGGTCACGGCGGTGATCATCGGCGCACTGGTGATCCACGGCCTCAACCCCGGCCCGATGCTGATGGTGGAAAACCCACACATCTTCTACTTCACCGTCGGCAACCTGCTGCTGGCCAACATCTTCCTGCTGATCTTCGGCCTGATGGGCATCAAGCTGTTCGCCAAGTTCGTCGAGATGCCCAAGGCCGTGCTGATTCCGCTGATCCTGGTGCTCTGCGTGGTCGGCACCTACTCGATCAACAGCAGCATGACCGAGGTGTACTGGATGCTCGGCTTCGGTGTGCTCGGCTACCTGCTGAAGATCTTCGGCTTCCAGATGGGCCCGATCATCCTCGGCGCCATCCTCGGCCCGCTGATGGATACCTCGTACCGTCAGGCCATGTCCTCAGCCGGCGATCACCCCGGGGAACTGCTGCAGGGTCTGGTCACCAGCCCGCTGTCGCTGATCCTGACCAGCGCGGTAGTGCTGATCCTGCTGGGCAATACCCCGCTACTGAAGAAACTCAAGAGCAAGTTCAGCCCGGCTTCGACGCGCGGCTGA
- a CDS encoding tripartite tricarboxylate transporter substrate binding protein yields the protein MFKSLLTGAALGLSALTMALPAHAEYPERSIQAVIPWGAGGATDNVMRSLTPYVEKELGGKFILNNRPGGTAVIGSTFVKTQRPDGYTVLLGAENPQLYKVLKLADFDYADFYPVSIIGQNVVVIAANADAPFNNMAELLAAAKANPDTLRMGSTGAGGLPSTVSAMINAVDELKVREVTFGGDGPGITALMGNHIDFMPLSLAAARELVRSGKLKALAVFATEETPELPGVEPITKSLPAIAEYLPWGPFWGAFVRKDTPDDVKQKLVEAYAKAVANPEFQGFLKNFGAQSLNLNGAEAEEFLKRWQSVTTWSMYKAKAIEISPDSVGIAKP from the coding sequence ATGTTCAAATCGTTACTGACTGGCGCCGCTCTCGGACTCAGCGCCCTCACCATGGCTCTGCCAGCCCACGCCGAATACCCCGAGCGCAGCATCCAGGCGGTCATTCCCTGGGGTGCAGGTGGCGCCACCGACAACGTCATGCGCAGCCTGACTCCGTACGTGGAGAAAGAGCTGGGCGGCAAGTTCATCCTCAACAACCGTCCGGGCGGCACTGCCGTGATCGGCAGCACCTTCGTCAAGACCCAGCGTCCCGACGGCTACACCGTTCTGCTCGGCGCCGAGAACCCGCAGCTGTACAAGGTGCTGAAACTGGCTGACTTCGACTACGCCGACTTCTACCCGGTGAGCATCATCGGCCAGAACGTGGTGGTGATCGCTGCCAACGCCGACGCGCCGTTCAACAACATGGCCGAGCTGCTGGCCGCCGCCAAGGCCAATCCGGACACCCTGCGTATGGGCTCCACCGGCGCCGGTGGCCTGCCGAGCACTGTCAGCGCGATGATCAACGCAGTCGACGAATTGAAAGTGCGTGAAGTGACCTTCGGCGGCGACGGCCCCGGCATCACCGCGCTGATGGGCAACCATATCGACTTCATGCCGCTGAGCCTGGCCGCCGCGCGCGAGCTGGTACGCAGCGGCAAGCTCAAGGCCCTGGCTGTGTTCGCCACCGAGGAAACCCCGGAGCTGCCGGGCGTAGAGCCGATCACCAAGTCGCTGCCGGCCATCGCCGAGTACCTGCCGTGGGGTCCGTTCTGGGGCGCCTTCGTGCGCAAGGACACCCCGGATGACGTCAAGCAGAAGCTGGTCGAAGCCTATGCCAAGGCCGTGGCCAACCCCGAGTTCCAGGGCTTCCTGAAGAACTTCGGTGCGCAGAGCCTGAACCTCAACGGTGCCGAGGCCGAGGAATTCCTCAAGCGCTGGCAGTCGGTTACCACCTGGTCGATGTATAAGGCCAAGGCCATCGAGATTTCCCCGGACTCGGTCGGCATCGCCAAGCCCTGA
- a CDS encoding OprD family porin has product MKSTLNHLLPSALALAVIAALPVGSVHAAGFVEDAKVTLGLRNYYFNRNFLNQTQNGQGHAEGWTQSFILDARSGYTEGTVGFGLDVLGLYSVKLDGGRGTTGSQLTPVHDDGRQADDFGRTAVAAKAKISKTELKVGEWFAVLPILRADDGRSLPQTFQGAQLTSNEIDGLTLYGGQFWKNSQRNDASREEMSFTLNNVKYEGDDFNFAGGEYRFNGNNTMVGVWHARLEDVYKQSYVQLTHSQPVGDWVLGANLGYVNGKEEGAAKAGKLDNKVYQGALTAKTGNNSFMVAYQRLSGDTKFMRIDGASGGTLVNDGFTNSYDNPEERSWQVRHDYNFAGLGIPGLTLMNRYVSGFNIHTGGRTDAEEWGRESELAYTFQEGTLKNLSVRWRNSDVRRDVGADLHENRLIINYPLSLL; this is encoded by the coding sequence ATGAAATCCACTCTTAACCATCTGCTGCCTAGCGCTCTGGCTCTGGCCGTCATCGCCGCTCTGCCTGTCGGTAGCGTTCACGCCGCCGGCTTCGTCGAAGACGCCAAGGTCACCCTCGGCCTGCGCAACTACTACTTCAACCGTAACTTCCTCAACCAGACCCAGAACGGTCAGGGTCATGCCGAAGGCTGGACCCAGAGCTTCATTCTCGACGCCCGCTCCGGCTACACCGAAGGCACCGTCGGTTTCGGCCTCGACGTGCTCGGCCTGTACTCGGTGAAGCTCGACGGTGGCCGCGGCACCACCGGTAGCCAGTTGACTCCCGTGCACGACGACGGACGCCAGGCTGACGACTTCGGCCGTACCGCCGTGGCGGCGAAAGCCAAGATTTCCAAGACCGAACTGAAGGTCGGTGAGTGGTTCGCCGTGCTGCCAATCCTGCGTGCTGACGACGGCCGCTCGCTGCCGCAAACCTTCCAGGGTGCCCAGTTGACCTCCAACGAGATCGACGGCCTGACCCTGTACGGTGGCCAGTTCTGGAAGAACAGCCAGCGTAACGATGCCAGCCGCGAAGAAATGTCCTTCACCCTCAATAACGTCAAATACGAAGGTGATGATTTCAACTTCGCTGGCGGCGAATACCGTTTCAACGGCAACAACACCATGGTCGGCGTCTGGCATGCGCGCCTCGAAGACGTCTACAAGCAGAGTTATGTGCAACTGACCCACAGCCAACCGGTCGGTGACTGGGTGCTAGGCGCGAACCTGGGCTACGTCAACGGCAAGGAAGAAGGCGCGGCCAAGGCCGGCAAGCTGGACAATAAGGTTTACCAAGGCGCGCTGACCGCCAAGACTGGTAACAACAGCTTCATGGTGGCCTACCAGCGTCTGAGCGGCGATACCAAGTTCATGCGTATCGACGGCGCTAGCGGCGGCACTCTGGTCAACGATGGCTTCACCAACAGCTATGACAACCCGGAAGAACGTTCCTGGCAGGTTCGCCACGACTACAACTTCGCCGGCCTCGGCATTCCGGGCCTGACCCTGATGAACCGCTACGTCAGCGGCTTCAACATCCACACCGGCGGCCGTACCGATGCCGAAGAATGGGGCCGCGAATCCGAACTGGCCTACACCTTCCAGGAAGGCACTCTGAAGAACCTCAGCGTGCGCTGGCGTAACTCGGACGTGCGTCGCGACGTGGGTGCCGATCTGCACGAGAACCGTCTGATCATCAACTACCCGCTTTCGCTCCTGTAA
- a CDS encoding methyl-accepting chemotaxis protein, with protein sequence MRWIIERCADLKVGHKLLLGFSLVMLLTLAVALGGWRTASDILGHAGQSIRVADLKQQILQLRLLEKDYLLAPLAGHEAAITDQHTAIAEQLAALPTGAEQLQLLLGNDAYQQQFAQLRSTQSQAGTAQTGMAIRADEALIQFEMVAQDQFNLLRDQLFEGQAGTQSGVDQAEAAARLSQNLLQLRLAESQFILRADDADVELWQTRFTHMTDAAQQLRVQLAALQQASLDEALRALDSYRESFEHYRQSREAEQRSRQQLTDLAQGMLQHGSALQQHQQHNMQEGNRQSLQTLALLTTAALLLALLASWLIRRLIVGPLQNCLLLAQQVAAGDLSGTRTAIGRDEVGQLLGALQSMRDHLRDLIGQIGGSATQIAAAAEQLSAVSEQTRAGVREQSEESNQTACAMQQMVASVQQVAGDAGQASQAAQQAERQARDGDRQVRQVIEQIERLASEVVQSGQTVDQVQGESQRIGSVLDVIKAVAEQTNLLALNAAIEAARAGEQGRGFAVVADEVRALARRTQDSTSEIEALITSLQSRVHKAVAQTQTSQSLSQDAVSSVERTGQSLAHINRAVALIEQMNQQIASAAEQQSAVAMEINRSLDNVRSIGEQSASATEQTALSSAELARLGGELQERIGRFRS encoded by the coding sequence ATGCGCTGGATTATCGAACGCTGCGCCGACCTCAAGGTCGGGCACAAGCTTCTGCTGGGCTTTTCACTGGTCATGCTGCTGACCCTGGCTGTGGCCCTGGGTGGCTGGCGCACCGCCAGCGATATCCTCGGGCATGCCGGCCAATCGATTCGGGTAGCAGACCTGAAACAACAGATCCTGCAGCTACGCCTGCTGGAAAAGGATTACCTGCTGGCACCGCTGGCAGGCCACGAAGCGGCCATTACCGATCAGCACACGGCTATTGCCGAACAATTGGCGGCCCTTCCGACCGGGGCCGAACAGCTACAACTGTTGCTGGGCAACGACGCTTATCAGCAGCAATTCGCCCAGCTGCGCTCGACACAGTCACAGGCCGGTACTGCGCAGACCGGCATGGCGATACGCGCCGACGAAGCGCTGATCCAGTTCGAGATGGTCGCTCAGGACCAGTTCAACCTGCTTCGCGACCAACTGTTCGAAGGCCAGGCAGGCACCCAGAGCGGCGTCGATCAGGCCGAGGCGGCGGCGCGCCTGAGCCAGAATCTGTTGCAGCTGCGCCTGGCGGAAAGCCAGTTCATCCTTCGTGCAGACGATGCCGACGTCGAACTCTGGCAGACACGTTTTACCCATATGACCGACGCGGCCCAGCAACTGCGCGTACAACTCGCAGCGCTGCAGCAGGCATCGCTGGACGAAGCCCTGCGAGCGCTCGACAGCTATCGAGAATCCTTCGAACACTATCGCCAGAGCCGCGAGGCCGAACAGCGGAGTCGCCAGCAACTGACCGACCTGGCACAAGGCATGCTGCAGCATGGCAGCGCCCTGCAACAGCATCAGCAGCACAACATGCAGGAGGGCAACCGCCAATCCCTGCAAACCCTTGCACTGCTGACCACTGCTGCATTGCTGCTGGCGCTGCTCGCCAGTTGGCTGATCCGCCGCCTGATCGTCGGCCCGCTACAGAACTGTCTGTTACTGGCCCAGCAAGTCGCCGCTGGCGACCTCAGCGGCACTCGCACAGCCATAGGCCGCGACGAGGTCGGTCAACTGCTGGGGGCACTGCAAAGCATGCGTGACCACCTGCGCGATCTGATCGGGCAGATCGGCGGCAGCGCGACACAGATCGCTGCCGCGGCCGAGCAACTCTCGGCGGTCAGCGAGCAGACCCGCGCCGGTGTGCGCGAGCAGAGCGAGGAATCCAACCAGACCGCCTGTGCCATGCAACAGATGGTTGCCAGCGTGCAGCAGGTAGCCGGCGATGCCGGGCAGGCCTCACAGGCGGCGCAGCAGGCAGAACGGCAAGCTCGCGATGGCGACCGACAGGTACGCCAGGTCATCGAACAGATCGAGCGCCTGGCCAGTGAAGTCGTACAGAGCGGCCAGACCGTCGATCAGGTGCAGGGCGAGAGCCAGCGCATCGGCAGCGTGCTGGACGTGATCAAGGCAGTCGCCGAACAGACCAACCTGCTGGCACTCAACGCAGCCATCGAGGCGGCCCGCGCCGGAGAGCAAGGCCGCGGTTTCGCCGTGGTCGCCGATGAGGTTCGCGCACTGGCACGCCGTACTCAGGACTCCACCAGTGAGATCGAGGCACTGATCACCAGCCTGCAGAGCCGGGTACACAAGGCCGTTGCTCAAACGCAGACCAGCCAGAGCTTGAGCCAGGATGCAGTGAGCAGCGTGGAGCGCACCGGCCAGAGCCTCGCCCATATCAATCGGGCGGTTGCTTTGATCGAACAAATGAACCAGCAAATCGCCAGCGCCGCCGAGCAGCAAAGTGCGGTGGCCATGGAGATCAACCGCAGCTTGGACAACGTACGTAGCATCGGCGAACAAAGTGCGAGCGCCACCGAGCAGACCGCCCTGTCCAGCGCTGAATTGGCCAGGCTCGGCGGTGAACTGCAGGAACGCATCGGCCGTTTCCGCAGTTGA
- a CDS encoding FAD-dependent oxidoreductase: MPHTPLDCDLLVVGSGAAGLAAAVSAAHLGKRVILVEKDAVLGGATAWSGGWLWAPRNPLAQRAGIVEDIEQPRTYLRNELGEHYRPELVDAFLQNCPDMVAFFEQHTALQFVDGNGIPDMHGDTPGAATGGHQVIAAPYDGREVLDLLPRLRKTMRETSFMGMPIMAGADLAAFLNMTRSPKALLHVIRRFTAHLYHLARHGRAMHLVNGVALIARLARSAQDLGVQMLESTPAQRLIVENGSVCGAVVLHAGEEMPIRAKAVVLAAGGFPNDARRRQAMFPRDASGHDNLALPPLSCSGDGLRLGESAGGRVADDLRSPVAWAPVSKVPYPDGSVGHFPHIIDRGKPGIIGVLQNGQRFVNEAGGYYDYVDAMLKAIPEDQEACSWLICDHRFQRRYGLGFARPAPLPVAPHIRNGYLKRGATLEELAAACGIDPLGLTTTVSEFNRHARLGEDPQFGRGSTPFNRRSGDAQHTGPNPCVAPIEHGPFYAVKVQPGCFGTFAGLRTDGQARVLDANAQPIPGLYAAGTDMASPLGGHYPSGGINLGPAMTFGYIAGRHAATL, from the coding sequence ATGCCTCATACCCCACTCGACTGCGACCTGCTGGTGGTCGGCTCCGGCGCGGCTGGATTGGCCGCTGCCGTCAGCGCCGCGCACCTGGGCAAACGGGTGATCCTGGTGGAGAAGGACGCGGTGCTGGGCGGCGCGACCGCCTGGTCCGGCGGCTGGCTGTGGGCGCCGCGTAACCCGCTGGCCCAGCGCGCCGGCATCGTCGAAGACATCGAGCAGCCGCGCACCTACCTGCGCAACGAGCTGGGCGAGCATTATCGCCCCGAGCTGGTGGACGCCTTTCTGCAGAACTGCCCGGACATGGTCGCCTTCTTCGAGCAGCACACCGCGTTGCAGTTCGTCGATGGCAACGGCATCCCCGACATGCATGGCGACACGCCGGGTGCCGCCACCGGCGGTCATCAGGTGATCGCCGCGCCCTATGATGGCCGCGAGGTGCTCGACCTGCTGCCACGCCTGCGCAAGACCATGCGCGAGACCTCCTTCATGGGCATGCCGATCATGGCCGGTGCCGATCTGGCCGCCTTCCTCAACATGACCCGTTCGCCCAAAGCACTGCTGCATGTCATCCGGCGCTTCACCGCGCACCTCTATCACCTGGCCCGTCATGGCCGCGCCATGCACCTGGTCAATGGTGTGGCGCTGATCGCCCGCCTAGCACGCTCGGCGCAGGATCTCGGCGTGCAGATGCTGGAGTCCACGCCCGCGCAGCGCCTGATCGTCGAAAACGGCAGCGTATGCGGCGCCGTGGTGCTGCATGCCGGCGAGGAAATGCCTATCCGCGCCAAAGCGGTGGTGCTGGCGGCCGGAGGTTTTCCCAACGATGCACGACGGCGCCAGGCGATGTTCCCGCGCGATGCCAGCGGCCATGACAACCTCGCATTGCCGCCGCTCAGTTGCTCCGGCGATGGTTTGCGCCTGGGTGAATCCGCCGGAGGGCGTGTAGCCGACGACCTGCGCTCGCCAGTGGCCTGGGCGCCGGTATCCAAGGTGCCCTACCCCGACGGCAGCGTCGGCCACTTCCCGCACATCATCGACCGCGGCAAGCCCGGCATCATCGGCGTGCTGCAAAACGGCCAGCGCTTCGTCAACGAGGCTGGCGGTTACTACGACTACGTCGACGCCATGCTCAAGGCCATCCCCGAGGATCAGGAAGCCTGCTCCTGGCTGATCTGCGACCACCGCTTCCAGCGCCGTTATGGCCTGGGCTTCGCCCGCCCAGCGCCGCTGCCAGTGGCGCCGCATATCCGCAACGGCTATCTCAAACGTGGCGCGACCCTCGAAGAACTGGCCGCTGCCTGTGGCATCGACCCACTTGGTCTGACCACCACCGTCAGCGAATTCAATCGTCATGCGCGCCTGGGCGAAGACCCGCAATTCGGCCGTGGCAGCACACCCTTCAACCGCCGCAGCGGCGACGCCCAGCACACCGGCCCCAACCCGTGCGTGGCGCCTATCGAGCACGGCCCGTTCTATGCGGTGAAGGTACAGCCGGGCTGCTTCGGCACCTTCGCCGGCTTGCGCACCGATGGCCAGGCGCGGGTGCTGGATGCCAATGCTCAGCCGATACCTGGGCTGTATGCGGCGGGCACCGATATGGCCAGCCCGCTGGGCGGGCATTATCCGTCGGGCGGGATCAATCTGGGCCCGGCCATGACCTTCGGCTATATCGCCGGACGCCACGCCGCTACGCTCTGA